The genomic region GGCTGAGCACGCGACCCGACTCCCGCGGTGGACCACCTCGGCCATGTTTCGTAACATTGATCCGATTCGACACCCAAGGAGAAGCGATGACCGTTGACTACGAATTGAACGACGACTCCGTCGCGACGATCCGGCTGGGCGACGGCAAGGTCAACGTGCTCGGGCCGGTGATGCAGACCGCGATCAACGAGGCGTTGGACCGCGCGGAGAAGGAGTCGGCAAAGGCGGTGGTGATCGCGGGCAACGGCCGGGTGTTCAGCGGCGGCTTCGATCTGGCGGTGTTCTCCTCCGGCGACGCCAAGGCCGCCCACGACATGCTCGCGGGCGGGTTCGAGTTGTCGATGCGGTGCATGACGTTCCCCGCGCCGGTCATCATGGCCGCGACCGGTCCGGCGATCGCGATGGGGTCGTTTCTGCTGCTGTCCGGTGATCACCGCGTCGGCCAGCAGAAGACCAAGTGCCAGGCCATCGAGGTGGCGATCGGCATGACGATTCCGCTCGCCGCGCTGGAGATCATGCGGTTTCGGTTGACGCCCGCCGCGTTCCACCGCGGCGCCTCGATGGCCGCCACGTTCGCCGGCGACGAGGCCATCGCGGGCGGCTGGCTCGATGAGATCGTCGAGGCCGACCGGGTGGTGGCGCGGGCGCAGGAGGTGGCGGCCGAGGCGGCGGCGACGCTGCACACCGGCGCGCACAAGGCGACCAAACTGAAGGCGCGCGAATCCGCGCTGCAGGCGATCCGTTCCGGGATCGACGGCCTGGCAACGGAATTCAGCCTCGGCTAGGTAGCCGTCCGATGCCGAGGGCGAAGCAGCGCACGCCCGAGTTGCGCGACCATCTGCTGGAGGTGGCGATCACCACGCTGTCCGAGCAGGGCGCCGCGGGCCTGACCACCCGACGGGTGGCCGAGCGCGCGGGCACGTCGGTGCCCGCGGTCTACGAGCTGTTCTCCGACAAGGCCGGGCTGTTGCGGGCGATGTTCTTCGAGGGTTTCCGGTTGCTCGGGGCACAGCTTGCTGACGTCGCGGTTACCGACGACCCGATGGCCGACCTGGAGCGGCTGGTGCCGGTGTTCCGCCAGTTCTGCCGGGCCTATCCGCGGCTGGCGCAGCTGATGTTCTCGCGGCCGTTCGCCGACCTCGATCCCGGTCCCGACGAGCTGGCGGCAGGGGCGTCGGTGCGCGAGGCGTTCACCGGGCGCATTCAGCGGTGCGTCGACGCGGGCTTGCTGGCCGGCGACGTCGCCGACATCGCACACGTGCTGCTTGCGCTGGCGCAAGGGTTGGCGGTGCAGGAACTCGGCCGGTGGCTGGGCCCGTCGGGCGGGTCGGTCGAGCAGCGGTGGGCGCTGGGCGTGGAGGCGGTGCTGGCCGGCCTCCGGCCGCCGCGATTTGGGCGTGATTCCGTGCGCTGAGCGCATGTTTCACACCCGAATCGCCGAATTGAGGCAGTTGCCTCATGTGCCGGCCGCATCCCTCGTCGAGTCTCGACACCATGACCATTACACCTGCGGCCGCAGCGGCCGCCACGAAACACCTCCCCCTGCCCGACGGTGACGGCGAACGCGTCGTCGGCTTCGGCGTCATGGGCCTGCCCTTCGCCAACGGCCACTACCTGGCGTTCCGCGACTTCCCGGAGACGTCGTTCTCCCCCGCCTATCAATCGGTATGGCATCGCACGCCCGATGGGGTATGGACGTTCTACGCCACCACACCCGGGCCGCAGAGCTGCTCGCGGTACTTCAGCTCGGCCACCCACGTCGACCCCGTCGTCTGCGACATCAGCGCACACTGGCCGACCCCGTGGTCGCTGGCCATTTCGATTGCGGGCGTGCTGGATTGGCGCATCGACATCACCGAAACCCCGGCCACCCGCATGATGACCGCGATCGCGTCGCGCATGCCCGCCGCGGTTACCCGCAACCGCAGCACCTTACGTGCCATGGGTCCGGCCGTCGGCCCGCTGCTGGGTCTGGGCCGCGTCCAGCTCACCGGCAAGCTGCCCAACGGCCAGGAGTTCCGCATCGCACCACGCCAGCTGTGGAGCGTCGCCGACTCGACCGCCGTTCTGCACGGCGTCGACCTCGGACCCGTCGGCCCCCACGCCGAGCAAGGTCATCTGGCCGACTTCCAGTTGCCCCAGCGCGGCATCTGCGTGGTGGCCCATGGCCTGTTCGAGGCGTTCGACGTCGCCAGGCACCGCGACGCCGACCGGCTTGGCCTATCCCGCTGATTCCAGGGCGACGGCGTTGCAGAATCAAGCCGTGCCGACCCGGTCCGCACCACCCGAGCTCCCGACCCGCGCGGAGCTGCTCGCGGCGCTGTCGGTGGCCGTCGACCTCGGGCTGGGCCAGCCGGCCGAGCACATGCTGCGCTCGGCGCTCATCGCCACGCGGCTGGCCCACCGGCTCGGCCTGACCGAGCGGCAACGCGACGCCGTCTACTACTGCACGCTGATCATGTGGATCGGCTGCCACGCCGACTCCCACGAGTACGCCCGGTGGTTCGGCGACGACATCGCCGTGCGCAGAAGCTCCTACTTCGTCGACTGGTCGGGTCTGCCGTACCAACGTTTCCTGCTGGCCAACATCGGGCGCGGCGAGTCGCTGCTGGCCCGGCTCAAGACCACCGCGACGCTGTACGCCAATGCGCGCGGGCACATCTCGCAGCTGATCCACTCGCACTGCACATCGGCCGGTCTGCTCGCCGAGCACATCGGGCTCGACACCGGTGTGCAGGATGCGATGCGCTACACCTTCGAGCGCTACGACGGCGGTGGCCTGCCCGACGGCGCTGCCGGCGAACAGATCCCGATCGAGATGCGGGTCGCCCAGCTCGCCGACATGGTCGAGGTGCACGACCGCCAGTACGGGGTAGACGGTGCGGTGGCGATGGCGCGCAGCAGACGCGGCGGCCAGTTCGACCCGGTGGTGGTCGACGCCTTCGTCACCGATCCGGCCGCGGTGCTGACCACTCCGTCCGGCGACGTCTGGAGGACCGCGCTGCAGAACGCGCCCGACCGCCATGTGCGGCTGGACGACACGGCGCTGGATGGGCTGCTCGCCGCGCTCGGCGACTTCGTCGACCTGAAATGTCCTTTCACGCTTGGTCATTCGGGTGCGACGGCGGAGTTGGCGGCAGCCGCCGCCGCAGCCGCCGGACTGGCCGATGACCAGATCGCGCTGACCAGACGCGCGGCCTACGTGCACGACATCGGCCGCATCGGAGTGTCGAACCAGATCTGGTCCAAGGCCGGCGGGCTCACCATGGCGCAGTTCGAACGCATGCGTCTGCACCCGTATCTGACGGAGCGGATCCTGTGCCAGGTGCCCGGCCTCCGGGAGGTGGCGACGGTCGCGGCCAACCACCACGAAACGCTCGACGGCGCAGGCTATCCGCGTGGCCTCTCGGCGCGGCAGCTCACTATGCCGGACCGAGTGCTGGCCTGCGCGGTGAGCTACCGAAGCGCGCTGGAACCGCGGCCGTACCGCGAGGCACTGGGGCCGGCGGGCGCGGCGCGACGATTGCGGGAGCGGGTCCGCGACGGTGCGCTCGATCCGGCCGCCGCCGACGCGGTGCTGCACGCGGCCGGACAACCCGCGGCCGGCAGAACAAAGCCGCACGGGCTCACCGCACGCGAGGCCGAGGTGCTGCGCCGGGTGGCCCAGGGGGCCAGCAACAAGCAGATCGCGGCCGAACTGGTGATCAGCGAGAAGACAGTCCGCAACCACGTCGAGCATGTGTACGCCAAGATCGGCGTGTCGAACCGGATCGGCGCCAGCCTGTACGCCCTCGAGCGTGGACTGGCCGGCCACGTCGGCCGGTGACCGGATCTGCCGTCGAATTCCTCTGTCCGAGCGACCATTTCGTGAGCGTCGTTCCGCGGCGGCGGAAGTCTAAGCCGATGATTGTGATTCCGTGAGAATGTGCCCGCTGATTAGGCCTAGCGGTCGATGCGGGCGTAGGGTGTGCTCAGGTTGAGTTGCCAGCCGCTCGGGAAACGTCGTAGGGCCCAGGCGCCGAACGCCTGATCGAAAGCCCTTTTCGTGGCGCAACCACCTCACTTTTCTTAACCCCATGGGAGTTTCTTGCATGCCTTCGATTTCCATTGCCCGTCGGACTCCGTCGCACAAGCGGGAACGCCTCGCGTTCGCCACCGAATGGGTCGATTCGTACGTCGTTCGCATCACCGTCGCCGGTGATGTTGACGCCTCCAATGCGCAGGAGCTGCGCGAATACGTCCTTCGTCGCGCCGCCAACTGCCGCAGCCTCGTGCTGGACCTCAACGACGTCACATTCTTCTCCACGGCCGGGTTCTCGATGCTGCGCACCATCGGCGTCCGCTGCGACCGCGCGAACGTGCGGTGGACGCTGAACT from Mycobacterium sp. IDR2000157661 harbors:
- a CDS encoding crotonase/enoyl-CoA hydratase family protein — its product is MTVDYELNDDSVATIRLGDGKVNVLGPVMQTAINEALDRAEKESAKAVVIAGNGRVFSGGFDLAVFSSGDAKAAHDMLAGGFELSMRCMTFPAPVIMAATGPAIAMGSFLLLSGDHRVGQQKTKCQAIEVAIGMTIPLAALEIMRFRLTPAAFHRGASMAATFAGDEAIAGGWLDEIVEADRVVARAQEVAAEAAATLHTGAHKATKLKARESALQAIRSGIDGLATEFSLG
- a CDS encoding STAS domain-containing protein, producing the protein MPSISIARRTPSHKRERLAFATEWVDSYVVRITVAGDVDASNAQELREYVLRRAANCRSLVLDLNDVTFFSTAGFSMLRTIGVRCDRANVRWTLNCNPAVARVIEVCDPDRTLASRMV
- a CDS encoding HD domain-containing phosphohydrolase; this translates as MACSRRSTSPGTATPTGLAYPADSRATALQNQAVPTRSAPPELPTRAELLAALSVAVDLGLGQPAEHMLRSALIATRLAHRLGLTERQRDAVYYCTLIMWIGCHADSHEYARWFGDDIAVRRSSYFVDWSGLPYQRFLLANIGRGESLLARLKTTATLYANARGHISQLIHSHCTSAGLLAEHIGLDTGVQDAMRYTFERYDGGGLPDGAAGEQIPIEMRVAQLADMVEVHDRQYGVDGAVAMARSRRGGQFDPVVVDAFVTDPAAVLTTPSGDVWRTALQNAPDRHVRLDDTALDGLLAALGDFVDLKCPFTLGHSGATAELAAAAAAAAGLADDQIALTRRAAYVHDIGRIGVSNQIWSKAGGLTMAQFERMRLHPYLTERILCQVPGLREVATVAANHHETLDGAGYPRGLSARQLTMPDRVLACAVSYRSALEPRPYREALGPAGAARRLRERVRDGALDPAAADAVLHAAGQPAAGRTKPHGLTAREAEVLRRVAQGASNKQIAAELVISEKTVRNHVEHVYAKIGVSNRIGASLYALERGLAGHVGR
- a CDS encoding TetR/AcrR family transcriptional regulator — its product is MPRAKQRTPELRDHLLEVAITTLSEQGAAGLTTRRVAERAGTSVPAVYELFSDKAGLLRAMFFEGFRLLGAQLADVAVTDDPMADLERLVPVFRQFCRAYPRLAQLMFSRPFADLDPGPDELAAGASVREAFTGRIQRCVDAGLLAGDVADIAHVLLALAQGLAVQELGRWLGPSGGSVEQRWALGVEAVLAGLRPPRFGRDSVR